In Novosphingobium sp. MMS21-SN21R, a single genomic region encodes these proteins:
- a CDS encoding alpha-amylase family glycosyl hydrolase: protein MKRITATLCAALLGAVPVAAQPAPDYRSRAASDEVIYFVLPDRFENADPRNDMGGLNGDRLVTGFDPADKGFYHGGDLKGLKARLPYLQKLGITAIWVAPIFRNKPVQGPVGHESAGYHGYWVTDFTRPDPHLGTEADFAGLVTAAHALGMKVYMDIITNHTADVIRYREGDAAKYAYRSRADYPYSRKGGLGGASINPGFAGDQDSSEANFAKLTDPSSAYTPYVPQGERNAKTPAWLNDPIFYHNRGDSTFTGEDARFGDFSGLDDLFTEHPRVRDGMIEIYKHWVDRYKIDGYRIDTARHVDPGFWQAFVPAIRQAAKAQGMPNFALFAEVYRSSPDSGYIAQYTRRDALPAVLDFSFQATMREVLGKGKGTVLLAELFDGDVLYEGGEAAARSLPTFLGNHDMGRFSTLVKEDRPGIANAELLARVTLGHAMLLTLRGAPVIYSGDEQGFVGDGGDQASREDMFPSKVASYNDNALIGTSATTAASNFDENHPLFRTIAGLSAIRRAHPALASGHQIVRDYAQTPGLFAISRFDPVSGTEYFIAFNTADHPIDQNSTIGTAAGRLESLSGQCPAAVSAPGSVRVTLPAFGWMVCRAKESLKP, encoded by the coding sequence ATGAAACGGATCACGGCAACGCTTTGCGCCGCGCTGCTCGGCGCCGTGCCCGTAGCGGCTCAGCCCGCGCCCGATTACCGCTCCCGTGCGGCATCAGACGAAGTGATCTACTTCGTCCTGCCCGACCGTTTCGAGAACGCCGACCCCAGGAACGACATGGGCGGCCTGAACGGCGACCGTCTCGTCACCGGCTTCGATCCTGCGGACAAGGGCTTCTATCACGGCGGCGATCTCAAGGGGTTGAAGGCGCGGCTGCCCTATCTCCAGAAGCTCGGGATCACCGCGATCTGGGTCGCGCCGATCTTCAGGAACAAGCCGGTGCAGGGACCTGTGGGTCACGAAAGCGCAGGCTATCACGGCTACTGGGTGACCGACTTTACCCGGCCTGATCCGCACCTCGGCACCGAGGCTGATTTCGCAGGTTTGGTAACCGCCGCGCATGCGCTGGGGATGAAGGTCTACATGGACATCATCACCAACCACACCGCCGACGTGATCCGTTATCGTGAAGGCGACGCGGCCAAATACGCCTACCGCTCGCGCGCCGACTATCCCTATTCGCGCAAAGGCGGGCTGGGTGGCGCGTCAATCAATCCGGGCTTTGCCGGGGATCAGGACAGCAGCGAGGCCAACTTTGCCAAGCTGACCGATCCATCATCCGCCTACACACCCTATGTCCCGCAAGGCGAGCGCAACGCCAAAACCCCGGCATGGCTCAACGACCCGATCTTTTACCACAATCGCGGTGACTCCACTTTCACTGGCGAGGATGCGCGCTTCGGCGATTTCTCCGGGCTGGACGACCTGTTTACCGAACATCCCCGCGTGCGCGACGGCATGATCGAAATCTACAAGCACTGGGTCGACCGCTACAAGATCGACGGATACCGCATCGACACCGCGCGCCACGTCGATCCCGGTTTCTGGCAGGCGTTCGTCCCCGCGATCAGGCAAGCGGCAAAGGCGCAAGGCATGCCCAATTTTGCTTTGTTTGCTGAAGTTTACCGCAGTTCTCCTGACAGCGGATACATCGCGCAATATACCCGGCGCGATGCCTTGCCCGCCGTGCTCGACTTCTCGTTTCAGGCCACCATGCGCGAGGTTCTGGGCAAGGGCAAAGGCACCGTGCTGCTCGCTGAACTGTTCGACGGCGACGTGCTTTATGAAGGCGGCGAGGCAGCGGCACGTTCGTTGCCGACGTTCCTTGGCAATCACGACATGGGCCGGTTCTCTACCTTGGTGAAGGAAGACCGTCCCGGCATCGCCAACGCCGAACTCCTCGCCCGCGTCACGCTCGGCCACGCCATGCTGCTCACCCTGCGCGGCGCGCCGGTGATCTATTCCGGTGACGAGCAGGGCTTCGTGGGCGATGGCGGCGATCAGGCCTCGCGGGAGGACATGTTCCCCTCGAAAGTCGCGTCTTACAACGACAACGCCCTGATCGGCACCAGCGCCACCACGGCGGCAAGCAATTTTGACGAGAACCACCCGCTGTTCCGCACGATTGCTGGCCTTTCCGCCATCCGCCGCGCTCATCCCGCACTCGCCTCCGGGCACCAGATCGTGCGCGATTACGCGCAAACGCCGGGCCTGTTCGCGATCTCGCGCTTCGATCCTGTCAGCGGCACCGAATACTTCATCGCCTTCAATACCGCCGACCATCCGATCGACCAGAACAGCACCATCGGCACCGCCGCAGGCAGGCTTGAAAGCCTGTCCGGCCAGTGTCCTGCAGCCGTCTCTGCACCGGGCAGTGTGCGCGTCACGCTCCCTGCGTTCGGCTGGATGGTCTGCCGTGCCAAAGAAAGCCTCAAGCCATGA
- a CDS encoding alpha-amylase family glycosyl hydrolase: MTTQTTLAPTSAIAHHPWWRGAVIYQIYPRSFMDANGDGIGDLPGITLRLDHVARLGADAIWISPFFTSPMKDFGYDVADYCDVDPIFGTLIDFDALVARAHSLGLRVLIDQVYSHTSDEHPWFMESRSSRDNPKADWYVWADPKPDGSPPSNWQSVFGGPAWRWDARRRQYYMHNFLDSQPQLNCHNPAVQDALLGVAEFWLERGVDGFRIDALNFAMHDPMLRNNPPAPPTDQMRTRPFDFQLKQYNQSHADIPLFIERIRTLTDEYDATFTVAEVGGDDAEREMKLFTAGEGRLNSAYGFDFLYADRLTPGLVRAALAAWPAAPGIGWPSWAFENHDAPRAISRWTQPQHRGAFARMKALLLMCLRGNAIVYQGEELGLEQVDIPFEQLQDPEAIANWPLTLSRDGARTPMPWKAAAADAGFGSTVPWLPFGDANHARAADVQEADPKSLLAHTRKVIALRKAHPALAIGDVANCRVDGDLLVIDRVAPGESLRCLFNIGAKSVTLAPGDAAGEVVMAVGGATAQKLPPFGALVVIL, encoded by the coding sequence ATGACAACCCAGACCACGCTCGCCCCGACGAGCGCTATCGCGCACCACCCATGGTGGCGCGGCGCGGTGATCTACCAGATCTATCCGCGCAGTTTCATGGACGCCAATGGCGACGGCATTGGTGATCTTCCCGGTATCACGCTGCGCCTCGATCACGTCGCGCGGCTCGGTGCCGATGCCATCTGGATTTCGCCGTTCTTCACCTCGCCGATGAAGGACTTCGGCTACGACGTTGCCGACTATTGCGACGTCGACCCGATCTTCGGGACGCTCATCGATTTCGACGCGCTTGTCGCCCGCGCCCATTCCCTCGGCCTGCGCGTGCTGATCGATCAGGTCTATTCGCACACCTCGGACGAGCATCCCTGGTTCATGGAAAGCCGCTCGTCGCGCGATAATCCCAAGGCCGACTGGTATGTATGGGCCGATCCCAAGCCCGATGGCTCGCCCCCGTCGAACTGGCAGTCGGTGTTCGGCGGTCCTGCATGGCGCTGGGATGCGCGGCGCAGGCAGTATTACATGCACAACTTCCTCGATAGCCAGCCGCAGCTCAATTGCCACAATCCGGCAGTGCAGGACGCGCTTCTTGGCGTCGCGGAATTCTGGCTGGAGCGCGGCGTCGATGGCTTCCGCATCGACGCGCTGAACTTCGCCATGCACGATCCCATGCTGCGCAACAATCCGCCCGCACCCCCCACCGATCAGATGCGCACGCGCCCGTTCGATTTTCAGCTCAAGCAATACAACCAGTCGCACGCAGATATCCCGCTGTTCATCGAACGCATCCGCACGCTGACCGATGAATACGACGCGACATTCACCGTCGCCGAAGTCGGCGGTGACGATGCCGAGCGCGAGATGAAACTGTTCACCGCAGGCGAGGGGCGTCTCAATTCCGCCTATGGCTTCGACTTCCTCTATGCCGACCGCCTGACGCCCGGCCTTGTCCGCGCAGCGCTGGCCGCATGGCCCGCAGCGCCGGGCATCGGCTGGCCGAGTTGGGCGTTCGAGAACCACGATGCACCGCGCGCGATATCGCGCTGGACCCAGCCGCAGCATCGCGGTGCATTCGCCCGGATGAAGGCACTGCTGCTGATGTGCCTGCGAGGCAATGCCATCGTCTATCAGGGCGAGGAACTGGGCCTGGAACAGGTCGATATTCCGTTCGAACAGTTGCAGGATCCCGAAGCGATCGCCAACTGGCCGCTTACCCTGTCGCGCGATGGTGCGCGCACGCCTATGCCGTGGAAAGCCGCCGCCGCCGATGCAGGGTTCGGCTCGACCGTACCCTGGCTGCCGTTCGGTGATGCCAATCATGCCCGTGCTGCCGATGTGCAGGAGGCAGACCCGAAATCGTTGCTCGCCCATACCCGGAAAGTCATCGCCCTGCGCAAGGCTCATCCGGCTCTGGCCATTGGCGATGTTGCCAATTGCCGCGTGGACGGCGATCTGCTGGTGATCGACCGCGTGGCGCCCGGTGAAAGCTTGCGCTGTCTGTTCAACATCGGCGCAAAGTCAGTTACCCTCGCCCCCGGCGATGCAGCGGGAGAAGTGGTCATGGCGGTCGGCGGAGCAACTGCGCAAAAGCTTCCCCCCTTCGGCGCGCTTGTAGTGATACTGTGA
- a CDS encoding tryptophan halogenase family protein → MTQGAPPHVVVLGGGSAGWITACLIHQEWGARGGKVTVVESPDIGIIGVGEGSTPQLKALFDHLGIAEADWMPACDATYKLGIRFSGWSERPGFESYFHPFPGPTDLHSEPGFFLNASLARRGFVVPAHPDPWFLASRLAAEGKGPHASPNFPFGPSYGYHFDAYKLGAFLQRHACAHGVTHLPRKVASVERAANGDIAALLCEGGERIGGDIFVDCSGFRAVLIQQALGVPFRTFGENLFNDRAVVMPTAHDRAPLAQTDSIAMRAGWRWSIPLTTRIGNGYVYSSKYISDDEAEAELRAAIGMEGSEQPARFLQMKVGRVEDSWSRNCLAAGLSQGFIEPLEATALHIVIATALEFVRAYESGGFTAGHRDAFNRKAALRYEGIRDYIVAHYRMNQRSDTPYWRDNATNQALSDGLKAMVTAWFTQQDIAGANAAAYEEPHYSAMSWNCLFAGYGTFPPHEKLQPLPANALAGDPDATGAMLDACCANFAEIARA, encoded by the coding sequence GTGACGCAGGGTGCGCCCCCGCACGTCGTCGTCCTCGGCGGCGGGAGCGCAGGCTGGATCACCGCCTGCCTGATCCACCAGGAATGGGGCGCGCGCGGCGGCAAGGTCACCGTGGTCGAAAGCCCCGACATCGGCATCATTGGCGTGGGCGAGGGCTCAACCCCGCAGCTCAAAGCCCTGTTCGATCACCTCGGCATTGCCGAAGCGGATTGGATGCCCGCCTGCGATGCCACCTACAAGCTCGGCATCCGGTTCAGCGGGTGGAGTGAACGGCCCGGTTTCGAGAGCTATTTCCATCCCTTTCCCGGGCCGACCGACCTCCACAGCGAACCCGGCTTTTTCCTCAACGCCTCGCTAGCCCGGCGAGGGTTTGTGGTGCCTGCCCATCCGGACCCATGGTTCCTCGCAAGCCGTCTTGCAGCGGAAGGAAAGGGGCCGCACGCCTCACCCAATTTCCCGTTTGGCCCGAGCTACGGTTACCATTTCGACGCCTACAAGCTGGGTGCCTTCCTGCAACGTCATGCCTGCGCCCATGGCGTGACGCACCTGCCGCGCAAGGTGGCCAGCGTCGAACGCGCAGCCAACGGCGATATAGCCGCGCTCCTGTGCGAGGGCGGCGAACGCATCGGGGGCGACATCTTCGTTGATTGTTCGGGCTTTCGCGCCGTGCTGATCCAGCAGGCGCTCGGTGTGCCATTCCGCACATTCGGCGAAAACCTGTTCAATGACCGCGCCGTGGTCATGCCCACGGCCCATGACAGGGCGCCGCTCGCGCAGACGGACAGCATCGCGATGCGGGCCGGGTGGCGCTGGTCGATCCCGCTGACAACCCGGATCGGCAATGGCTACGTCTATTCGTCGAAATACATCTCCGACGATGAGGCCGAGGCAGAGTTGCGCGCCGCGATCGGTATGGAGGGCAGCGAGCAGCCGGCGCGGTTCCTGCAGATGAAAGTCGGCAGGGTAGAGGACAGCTGGAGCCGCAACTGCCTCGCGGCTGGACTGTCGCAGGGCTTTATCGAGCCGCTCGAAGCCACCGCACTGCATATCGTCATCGCAACCGCGCTTGAGTTCGTCCGCGCCTACGAAAGCGGCGGATTTACCGCGGGGCACCGCGACGCGTTCAACCGCAAGGCGGCACTGCGCTATGAGGGTATCCGCGATTACATCGTCGCGCATTACCGCATGAACCAGCGTAGCGACACGCCCTATTGGCGCGACAACGCGACCAATCAGGCGTTGTCGGATGGCCTCAAGGCAATGGTCACCGCCTGGTTCACCCAGCAAGATATCGCAGGCGCCAATGCGGCCGCCTATGAAGAGCCACACTATTCCGCGATGAGCTGGAACTGCCTGTTCGCGGGATACGGCACGTTCCCGCCGCACGAAAAACTGCAACCGCTGCCAGCCAACGCGCTGGCGGGCGATCCTGACGCAACCGGCGCGATGCTCGACGCCTGCTGCGCAAACTTTGCAGAGATCGCGCGGGCCTGA
- a CDS encoding TonB-dependent receptor has protein sequence MKSARILRSASMAAIAVAAICSSESAFAKFSVGTDGVTIEGAEDQTAPAAEAQDETSARNGGGLTEIVVTATKRETNLQKTPISISVMGAETIKERKVQSLLDLADGGVPSLRVATFEARQSALTIGIRGIVPLDANQPAREQGVGVYIDGVYLGRQHGLNTGLFDIERVEVLKGPQGTLFGRNTEGGALSLVSKAPTGEFGGSVDGSVGNIGSRSGALHLNLPKFAGFSIKLDGVYQHQDAVTKNPLAGQAGWGYFNRKGLRAAVRWQPADGITNDFSYDVARDENTPFYSQLLNYNPNNCVSGGSNKAPSAIPAGSTCLTPGTAFTGTQGTIKPLVPGIVVNGDTLMRTADIGVPQRNSVDKTHGFTNVFKWKIAPEIELRSITAWRGVDVQQYDNSGGYHRVPVINYTPSCTTAAPCAFSRYSLADLKQNQFSQELQAVGTIGSVDYVAGLYYFNEHVSDDAATPNSMGVVYKSPTEATFVTIPFCTGTTPDFVGQAVNGCAIDRASVVNSKSYAVYGQATWNASEALHITVGGRYTWDDKEGDLTWSRNINYTVNTAAAAANGYVRLDKKWKRFNPMATVAYDFNSDVHGYAKYSTGYRAGGASSRTSDYRAFNPEDVKNYEIGLKADLFNRHARINIAAYMMDRKGSQVDLSTIQPTATGNFNNLVTFNAPGTTKIRGVEADLTIKPTDGLKLDLSYAYTYTDIPAVPVTYREFTSAGAATGNSTTVLQKFYVVYTPRNAGSASVDYEFPEILGGARPKVHVDANYSQATQSFDQFGTKADESFIVNARLSLLDIGLGGGNNKLNLGLWSRNVFNNQLVYRRDPSNSLPSVQSTAASGVPNVVVIGNNSNILGDYGNFNMPRTFGVDASIKF, from the coding sequence ATGAAGTCCGCTCGTATTCTTCGTTCTGCTTCGATGGCTGCCATTGCCGTCGCCGCCATTTGCAGTTCGGAATCGGCATTCGCCAAGTTCTCCGTCGGCACCGATGGCGTGACAATCGAGGGCGCAGAAGACCAGACCGCACCCGCTGCCGAAGCGCAGGATGAAACCAGCGCCCGCAACGGCGGCGGTCTCACCGAAATCGTCGTCACCGCAACCAAGCGCGAGACCAACCTCCAGAAGACCCCGATCTCGATCTCGGTCATGGGCGCTGAAACGATCAAGGAACGCAAGGTTCAGAGCCTGCTCGATCTGGCCGACGGCGGCGTACCCAGCCTTCGCGTGGCAACGTTCGAAGCGCGCCAGTCGGCGCTGACCATCGGTATTCGCGGCATCGTTCCGCTCGACGCCAACCAGCCCGCCCGCGAACAGGGCGTCGGCGTCTACATCGACGGCGTCTACCTCGGCCGTCAGCATGGCCTCAACACCGGCCTGTTCGACATTGAGCGCGTCGAAGTGCTCAAGGGTCCGCAGGGCACGCTGTTCGGCCGCAACACCGAAGGCGGCGCACTGTCGCTCGTCTCGAAGGCCCCTACCGGTGAGTTCGGTGGCAGCGTGGACGGTTCGGTCGGCAACATCGGGTCGCGCAGCGGCGCATTGCACCTGAACCTGCCCAAGTTCGCCGGCTTCTCGATCAAGCTCGACGGCGTGTACCAGCATCAGGATGCGGTCACGAAGAACCCTCTGGCAGGTCAGGCCGGTTGGGGATACTTCAACCGCAAGGGCCTGCGCGCTGCCGTGCGCTGGCAGCCGGCCGATGGCATCACCAACGATTTTTCGTATGACGTTGCCCGTGACGAGAACACCCCGTTCTACAGCCAGCTGCTCAACTATAACCCGAACAACTGCGTCAGCGGCGGCTCCAACAAGGCGCCTTCGGCCATCCCCGCAGGCAGCACCTGCCTGACCCCTGGCACTGCTTTCACTGGCACTCAGGGCACGATCAAGCCTCTGGTTCCCGGCATTGTCGTGAATGGTGACACCCTGATGCGCACTGCCGACATCGGCGTGCCGCAGCGGAACAGCGTCGACAAGACCCACGGCTTCACCAACGTGTTCAAGTGGAAGATCGCACCGGAAATCGAACTGCGTTCGATCACCGCATGGCGCGGCGTCGACGTCCAGCAGTACGACAACTCGGGCGGCTACCACCGCGTGCCCGTGATCAACTACACCCCCAGCTGCACCACGGCCGCACCTTGCGCTTTCAGCCGCTACAGCCTTGCCGACCTTAAGCAGAACCAGTTCAGCCAGGAACTGCAGGCCGTCGGCACGATCGGGTCGGTCGATTATGTCGCTGGCCTCTACTATTTCAACGAGCACGTCAGCGACGACGCGGCAACGCCGAACTCGATGGGCGTGGTCTACAAGTCGCCCACCGAAGCGACGTTCGTAACGATCCCGTTCTGCACCGGCACCACGCCCGACTTCGTCGGCCAGGCCGTGAACGGCTGCGCGATCGACCGCGCATCCGTGGTCAACTCGAAGAGCTATGCGGTCTATGGTCAGGCCACCTGGAACGCTTCGGAAGCCCTGCACATCACGGTTGGCGGTCGCTACACCTGGGATGACAAGGAAGGCGACCTGACCTGGTCGCGCAACATCAACTACACGGTGAACACCGCGGCTGCTGCGGCCAACGGCTACGTCCGCCTCGACAAGAAGTGGAAGCGCTTCAACCCGATGGCGACGGTCGCCTATGACTTCAACAGCGACGTGCACGGCTATGCCAAGTACTCGACCGGCTACCGCGCAGGCGGTGCCAGCTCGCGTACCTCGGACTACCGCGCCTTCAATCCTGAAGACGTGAAGAACTACGAAATCGGCCTCAAGGCTGACCTGTTCAACCGCCATGCACGCATCAACATCGCTGCCTACATGATGGACCGCAAGGGCAGCCAGGTCGACCTTTCGACCATTCAGCCGACCGCGACGGGCAACTTCAACAACCTCGTCACGTTCAATGCGCCGGGCACCACCAAGATCCGCGGTGTGGAAGCAGACCTGACCATCAAGCCGACCGACGGCCTGAAGCTGGACCTGTCTTACGCCTATACCTACACGGACATTCCAGCGGTTCCGGTGACCTACCGCGAATTCACCAGCGCTGGCGCGGCAACCGGAAACAGCACCACCGTGCTGCAGAAGTTCTACGTGGTGTACACCCCGCGCAATGCAGGCAGTGCCTCGGTGGACTACGAGTTCCCCGAAATCCTCGGTGGCGCCCGTCCGAAGGTTCACGTCGATGCAAACTACTCGCAGGCTACGCAGAGCTTCGACCAGTTCGGCACCAAGGCCGACGAGAGCTTCATCGTCAACGCACGCCTGTCTCTGCTCGACATCGGCCTGGGTGGCGGCAACAACAAGCTCAATCTGGGTCTGTGGAGCCGCAACGTGTTCAACAACCAGCTCGTCTATCGCCGTGACCCGTCGAACAGCCTTCCATCGGTCCAGTCGACCGCTGCATCGGGCGTGCCGAACGTGGTCGTGATCGGCAACAACAGCAACATCCTGGGTGACTACGGCAACTTCAACATGCCGCGCACTTTCGGTGTCGATGCTTCGATCAAGTTCTAA